The nucleotide sequence CATCTCTTTTAAGATGAGCATATTTTTGATATcaaaatttttgtcattttaaaaaacattgtctttATTTATACTTTCTAATTGggtctttttttaaagattgtttgggccgatgcatgatgtctgtttTTCAGCAGTCCTGGTGTTCTTGGAGGCAGCACCTGGCCCCATGCCTCATCTGTCCTGTACCTTGACAGTTCATCTGTTCTTCAGCAGCGCTTGTCCAGGTCACCTCGCCTGTACTGTGCCACCTTAGTACGTGACCCTATCCACACCCACTCCACATACCTCAGGACGCTAGCCTGGCCACAGAACACCCCAGTCCGGTGGGTACATACAACAGGCCCCCTTCATGATGATTCAAAAGTAGAGCGTTCTTTACGTTCACTGAAGGATCGGAATAAAAAGCTTGAGGAGGGTGGACCGGTGTACAGCCCAACGGTAGATGCCAAACCTGTCCGTCTGACAATAAGCCAACGTGTGATTGACGAGGTGAAGCACTACTATCACGGGTTCCGTCTATTGTGGATAGAAACGACTATCGCTGTTCGGATGCTCTGGAGGGTGCTGAATGGGCACATTCTGTCACGCCGAGAGAGGAGACAGGTAAACACTAGGGCTGTCAagtttttctttacttttaaaaGAGAATGCAAGGTATACTGTCATAATGTACCACTCTGGGCTTGCCATTTGACCTGTCAGTGCTTAAGTTGTTCTTGGTGCAATATAAATTGTTTATCTGTCATTGCCCTATGGATTTAACCCAGTGTAATGTAATTAAATCATGTGTAGAAGGATTTGGGGTGGGTGGTACTTCCGTAGCTTAATCCCAGTCCTATAAAGTCTTGACTGGATCTCTTTCTGTAGTTTAATGGTTTAAATTCGTGCCATGCCGAGTTTTCAGGGAACAGCAGTTATAGATTACTGATTAGTCAGGAGGCCAGAAGAAACCCGAGACACATTAACTGGCTCACATGGGACTAATatgattcctgaggcttttaggatataaacttgaaatacattatatatttttagatatattgaAATCGAAATCagctattttaagttgtaatcaTTTTTCATTGTATGACagatttgttgtatttttctaataaatgcagccttggtgggcattagatactttaaaaacattacaaaatgttaccgaccccaaacttgaTAGTGTAAAAACAAGGTTCCTGCTCATCTGTGTTATATTTGAGGTTTAAAGCTCACAGCAGATTGCAACTATCACACACTGAACACATTACATGATCGTCCTGTTAGCATAGTGCTAATGGCTTCCCAACCTCAAATTCTCAGACAGCTGCATGACTCAGTCTGTTGTAAAGTGACACTAATGTGACGCATATAATCTATAACTGTTGGAGGCCAGTACGTACTGGAAACTGCTCAGGCTTTGTGTCACTCTGTCACTCTCTTTGAATGAACTGTCTGTCCTTGGGTTGCTGGGATATGAATGCCACCGTTACATTTCTATTACATTTCTCCTATCATTTCTCTGATGTTTGGTTTTACTCTGGACTGGTGATACTACTGGTTACACAGAAACCCCCATAAAATTTGGTGGTCCGgcaaacattttgaaaacatttgctGGTTACATTAACGGTTTACTAAGTGTTACTATGATTGCTTATACTTCCTTGATTTATTTCCTAAAGTCTTGTGcgattttcttgttttttgttttgttttgttttttacagcattttgttCAAAAAACATCTGCAGCTTGTATAATACTCATGTTTAGGTAGTCATAGTTTGTTGTTATCAAGAGCTCACTTGAGGTTTTCTTTATGTTGTGAGCTCTGTAAACATTAGCATCGCGAGGTATGCTAATGCCTCAGCTAGCATCTGTCGCACCTCACTCTTGCTATTCTTCTGACCTGCTTCATTCTTAATCCTGTCTATTCACAACTGGCCTCGCACAGCGTGGCTTCCTCACGTCAGTCTGTCATCATCAACCCCCTTCCCAAACCCTCTGTCCTGCTCTCTCCCGGCCACATCCTTTGGAATGCCTTCACTCTCCATCCCACTCACTCGTCCCTGAATATTTCACACTCCAGGCATCCCTATtttcctcctccctctctctctctctctctctctgcctgtgcTAATATACATGTCAATGGGCCGAACACAAAAGCTCTTTTCAGGCCTGCCTGGTTTAAATTCTTCTTTCCCTATAGGACCGCTGACACACAGGTGGAGCTGAAGCTCCTTTGTTATCTAACTTCTCATTTTCTGAATTCATCATGTTTCATCaactatattatattagataTGACATGATTCAGATTCAGTAAGTCAGTCCTTGCCACGAAGGAGCGGATGCACTGATGACTTGACTCGTCTCTGGTGTTATCTGCTCACTCACATTTCagattccccccccccccattttttatttttatttatttatttgatcttgTTTCGTTTTATTGTACTTTACCTGATGTCTCATATCTCTTTTAACTttccaattattttattttactttacaggAGGAGTGAATCATGCATAAAACACATCCAGTttatgtttcaccaaaaaaaaaaaaaaaaggaattagcgttaatattaatgtttttacaaccatcaatattttttatctttatttttattttattgtattattattattctggtgATTCCCATTctcatttatgtaaaaaataagtattgtaaattattatatttaaaagcataCATTGAAAGCATTTAAGCAAACATGATGTAAAAGTgcctcatattttaaatattgtatgacaataatgatttgtgtgtgtgtttttgcattatAATAGGAATAGATGGAGATCAGACTGAATGGCcttaattttcatgaaaataatgtagAAAATCTTAATGGCTTTTTAAGCAAAATAAGCTTCttccttttgattttggggtaagATAGGAGCAGGACATGAGGTGCTTGACAGGtgttgtgagattcacccaaacAGTAGAGAGGAAAATGTCTTTTCACCACCCAGCAGGATCTGAGCTCTTATTTTACATAGACCTGACAGAGCAGATCACCCTGTAAAatcagtttttagtttttcatgaCAGGGATATCAGGGGTTTACTTCATTTTTAGTTCTAGAGATTAGATTTTCCACCACTGATCTATTTTTGTATTTCATCACCAAAGCAGCAATCTCTTGACATCACTGTCTGTCGTGTTAATTGCAGTTCCTGAGGACGTGTGCAGATGTCTTCCGGCTTCTGCCCTTTCTGGTCTTTATCATCGTTCCATTTATGGAGTTTCTGCTTCCTGTTGCACTGAAACTTTTCCCAAATATGTTGCCATCCACCTTTGAGACACAGTCCAAAAAGGTACGCTGAACCTTTGAGTTTTAATCTATAAAGACCTTAATCATATTTCTGTCCTAGTCATACCTCTTATacttattccaaacctgtttgacctcatatcatacaggtgcatctcaaaatattagaataggatggaaaacttacttttttttgtgatttaattcCAAAAATCTAACTTTCCTATATTCTAGATTTATTGCACGCACACtgaactatttaataaaaaaaaaaataaaaaataaaaaacataacagaaatgttcaagatctccaaagcaggtttaattatgcactcaatacttggttggggctccttttgcagaaatgactgcttcagtgggacatggcatggaggcgatcaccctgtggcactgctgaggtgttactgAAGCCCAGGATGCTTTGATAGCAGCTTatagctcctctgtattgtttgtcagatgttacttatcttcctcttcacaataccccatagattttctgtgAGGCTCAGGTCAGGTAAGTTGGCTGgcaaatcaagcacagtaatatcatggtcatcaaaccacttgtAAGTGGCAAGGAGGTGCATGGAGGTGCCACTGTGGACAGGTGCTAAAGTTCtgttgcaaaatgaaatcagcattttCATAAAGCTTGTcaacagatggaagcataaagtgctccaaaatctcctggtagaagGCTGCATTGGGTTTGGACTTGATTAAACACAattgaccaacaccagcagacgtcacggctcccaaaatcatcactgacttcagaaacttcacacttgacttcaagcagcttggattctgtgcctcttcaatcttcctccagactccagactttgatttccaaatgaaatgttaaatttactttcatctaaaaagaggactttggaccactgagcaacaatCCAGTTCTTGTTCTCCTTActccaggtgaaatgcttctgacgatttttctggttcaggagtggcttggttctctggtttcagtccattccttgtgaagctctcccaaatTCTTGAgtctgcttttcctgacaatcttcccaatgCTGTGGTCAtcccttttcctaccacactttttccctCCAGTCAACTTCctctgaatatattttgatacagaactctgtgaacagccagctctttcaacaatgaccttctgtggcttaccctccttggggagggtgtcaatgatcgtcttttggacaactgtcaagtcggtagactttcccataattgtggttgcatgttctgaactagcccaagaggtacccagtatttatattctaaatgaatccaactaatcaagctcaaaatggaatattgaATTTGTAATTTGCCTAAgcagtcataaccatcagaattaaaacaaaaaaactcttgaaaactTTTAGTGTGTGTGCAATGAACCTAAAATATAAGAAattagcttttttaaattaatttacaaaaaaataaagacattttccaTGTTGCATCTGTATATCTCTCTCACGCCCACTGTGCTTTGCAGGAGGAAAGACTAAAGAAGGAGCTGAGAGTGAAGTTAGAGATGGCCAAGTTCTTGCAGGACACAATCGAGGAGATTGCACTAAGGAACAAAGCAGCCAAAGGAAACGTGACCGAGGAGTTCTCCACTTTCTTTCAGAAGGTAGATCATAGTCATGTGTTCAGAACGCATCCTGAAAAAACAACTGTACTGCTGCTTTAAGTGATTCAAAACACAGCTCTGTATTTCCCTCTTGTGGTGATTTTTATGAAATGCTCTTGGATGAGAACCATGAATGAGAGCTTTTTTGAACAAAAACTCCCTCTTTCTTTTTCCCTTCTTCTTCTCTCAGATCCGAGACTCTGGAGAGAGACCCAGTAATGAGCAGATCATACGTTTCTCTAAGTTGTTTGAGGATGAACTGACCTTGGATAATCTGACACGACCGCAGCTGGTGGCTCTGTGCAAGCTGCTGGAGCTGCAGTCCATCGGCACCAACAATTTCTTGCGCTTTCAGCTCATCATGAAACTCCGAGCCATCCATGCAGACGACAAGGTAAGAACCTGTCCTTACCACTCAAGAAcctttgcattgttttatttataacagtttttttttctttttttttttacaggtaaataattttaaatctcTAAaactcataatatatatatatatatacacatacacacaaacacacacacacacacacacacacacacacacatatatgtatattaggggtgtaacggttcacaaaattcacagttcggttcgatacgatacactgatgtctcGGTCCGgtatgttttagatacagcaaaatgtaaaaacatctcaacttttcagaatgccgcaagcgcaccgcgggtcatgtgacaagaactaaccaatgagcttcatcctttcccgtaacaacgttgaaagctcagccaagatgaaggaacagctgatcatagttatatatggattgcaattttgaaataaatttagtagcagagctactgcaagcgatttttagagctgcaaatccatttatcctttgctaaaatttccgcgtcttcatggagagagcacgtcattgttgcttagcaaaggcagacacctcaggggcgcttctgcccgagcgctttggaaaggaggagaaagacgcgtctagcgttttccacgcgtttttaggcgcgatatgtgaacggcccctaaggcgctcgctcactcagcacgtgctgaaggctcgttgcaaaatgtctaatgcatttaacagaccagaaatagaagatcctccaataaccagtctggtgtttgggtgcactttggattccctgtaaactataatggtgatgatagaaggaatggtaaatagtaaggtctcaaatccgcggctataacgtaaatttAACTTAAGTGTAGCCTACCAATCTctgcggtgatgtcttttgccctgtttgaattaGTTGGAAATGTCTCTCTAAAgactgcggggatagtttgttgcgtgtatgtttctcctttttttcgtcttttcccagatacttactgacacactaaggtgatgtcggcgtaaatgagttgacatgtttcaagtattcccgctggtgttttttttttttttgtattcccgctggtgtaccctattgtcatgtagatgcgacataccgttgttttttttttatccaccactctcttgccatcaccattatatcttacagggaatccaaagtgcacccaaacaccagacctgttggttattggaggatcttctatttctggtctgttaaattggctattttgcaacgagccttcagcgcgtgctgagtgagcgagcgcctggcTGAGTAGTCTAACATAAACGTAtaactataagttggtgtttttttcttcttcgggagtgtcaggggcgttgcctgttacatcatttgggttattgggctaccttgttgaacgcatatcattatatttcactttttttttttttttttttttcaaatataattaattagtccaacgaaccgttcggtacataattcGTACCGCGTACCAAACcaaaagcctcgtaccgaacggttcaatacgaatacgcgtatcgttacacccctaatatatatatatatatatatatatatatatatatgtgtatatgtgtgtgtatatgtgtgtgtatatgtgtgtgtgtgtgtgtttaattcattcagatatgatatatatatatatatatatatatatatatatatatatatatatatatatatatatatatatatatatatataatgtatatatgtgtgtgtttaattcattcagatatgctgatttgctgctcaatattgaaagcagtttgcttaatgtttttgtgacagttttttttaagatagaaagttctaaagaatagcatttaattgaaatctagatcttttgtgacattataaatgtctttactgtcgcttttgattaaaggaaaaggaaaggaaaccaaaagcaccataaaagtaccatattttccgcactataaggcgcacttaaaaacctttaattttctcaaaaaacgacagtgcgccttataaaTCCGGAGGGCCTTTAGAATTCTgaagaaatgaaaacaattatcATGAATCGTATCAGCCCAAATGTCTGTATCAACTAGCTGATTTctttgcatgtgtatgtgtgatgGCCAGATGATAGCAGAGGAAGGAGTGGACAGTCTGAATGTGACCGAGCTGCAGTCAGCATGTCGTGTGAGAGGGATGAGAGCTCTGGGTGTGACCGAGGAGAGACTGCGAGAACAGCTTAAACAGGTAACACATGCTGCACATTCCTCTACAGTCATTTCTTCCTAGTAATACATCTTCTCATCATGTATTTCACATTTCTGCTCATGTTAGTGGTTGGAGCTGCACCTCAATCAGCACATCCCCACATCTCTGCTCCTGCTGTCCCGAGCCATGTTCCTGCCAGACACGCTGTCCCCTACAGACCAGCTTAAAACCACACTACAGAACCTGCCAGAGATTGTGGTATGtactgaactatatatatatatatatatatatatatatatatatatatatatatatatatatatatatatatatatatatatataataggatcATTTTACTTATATACATGTAACAGGTGCTTCAGATTTGTGTAATGTCTGTGTTGTCCATTTGTGTATTCACAGACTAAAGAGGCTCAGTTGAAGGTAGCAGAGCTGGACTTCTCTAAAGTGGATAACAAAACCAAGCTGGAGGCCACGCTACAGGAAGAGGCAGCTATCCAACAGGAAAACAGAGAGCGGGAGCTGGAGAGACTGGCGGATGCagcagagaaagaaaaggagCAGGCCGCACGGGTCATTAGTCGCCTTCAGTCTGACAGTGATTCCTGGTCATACCTGTAGTATAGTTGAAATGTTCATGAAAGGTTTTCTGTGTGtttccaggaggctgaggtggtgGAGATGGAAGCAGAACAACGTGTGGATGCAGAACATGCTCTCTCCAGTGTAGACGTGGCCATCCATTCAGAAAAACTACGAGATACTGCACCGGTGCTGGAGGGTATTAAGGTAAGATAGTCAGtcactcactctgtctctctcacaaacacacacacacacacacacacaaagtgaacaGACAGTTTTCTCTCTTATATCTAAAAGAACTCGTATTAAACATGGTTAACAAGAAATAAAATCAAAGTATTTATATGAAAACTTGACTCAAAGCTTCCTGACATTTGTGAGGAACATAATTTTGCATTATGATTGAACATTTGGGGTCAgcaagttaatatttttattttttattattattatttttttataaagaaacttctatttagcaataatgcattaaattaatcaaaattgacaatcttttgaactttctattcattaaataatccttaAAACATGGTTTCtgtgaaaatattaagcaacacaactgttttcgacattggtaataataagaaatgtttcttgaccaaatcagcatattagaatgaggAATAAATAGCTTTTCAAAGTATATCAAAGTAGAAAAAAGTTACTGTAAAGtggaaaaatatttcacagtattactgtttttacagtttttatcaaataaaggcaaccttgatgagcataagaggcttcttctgacctcaaacttttgaaacaGAAGTGTACATTATTGATTAACTGTCAAGCATTATAAAACAGTGTTTGTTAATGAGTAATGAAAACTGTTATAAagattatattatgtttttataaccCTTTTATGGCAAGTCACGTGATAGTATAGGCCCATTCTGCTTGAATTAGGAAAATTGAAACATCCAATGAATGTGTTGATATATATTTGTAGTATAACTTTCTTTAGCtgaatcatttaataaaaaatggtcCATCTAATTCACCTCTGACTTGATTTTGTTGTAGAACAGGATCTTGTACTGTCATGTCACTAGAACTGCTCTTTCTCTTGTTTCTGCGTGTTGATTTGTTCAGTCTGAGCAGTGGCAGAGGTATCTGCGTATTCAGGTTAGATGCTGAACGGCTCCCCAATCCGGAGATCACCACACTGAGGCTCTGCTCTCCTAGTCACTTTACTGCACGCATTATTTACAGTTTCATAATCAGAACTTTTCAACTAGGGTAGAATTAGACTATTGTAATACTTGTTATTTTTAGCATAACAGGCACAAAAGAATTACTGAATCAAATGTACATATTAGTTAGGACTCTATGAATAAAGTGATTTGAAAGAGCAGAAGCTTTTCGTCTGGTTATACCTGTATCCTCCTTTTGACTTCACCCGTACTCTCTGTTCCTTTATAAGAATGTGTCTGATGTACATTGCATAtgcaaaaatacagcaaatcCTCATGTTGCTCATAGACCCACTGAATTAACCTTACAACGGCTTTCAGCTGGTTTTAATGACCCTTCTGTAATCACCTTTGCTGTATGGAAGCCCTTCCTTTCCTCTGACTGATCCTCTGCTAAAAGAGCAACCTCTTTATGGCTCTGCATCAGGGTTGGGGAGAAACTAATACTCTTTTCGAAAGTATGACGGTAGTTCAACTGTTCTCAGACTAGCTTCCTTTTTACAATAAGTTACACAACCATTTAAAAGTTAAGGCAGAAAGGTTTAGATTGACAAAGCATCACATCAACATGAAAATCACTGATCCATTATGTGCCTTTTGAGTTATGTCTGTGCAGCTGATTATCAAATAGTtaatcaaattatataataagatGTGTAATAAGTTGCTTGGCCAACTTCAGCTTAACTGTAGTTTAACTACTTTAAATAATGACTAGCTTGAACATTGGTAACTATAGTGGAGTCATCCCAGAGTGGAATAGTTGATGCTATGACTAAATAAGTCAAATTTGGTCAGTTTCCAGAGCTAGCACTTAACCCGCACTAAAATGTTAAATCCACCACCAATTAAAAGGTTCCCCAACCCTGCTGTGCATGcatggaaatgtgtgtgtgtgtgtgtgttccctggaGAGAGTGTTGATGGACACTATGTGTGCCATTTGTCAGGGAGAGGAGATCACTAAGGAAGAGATTGACCTGCTGAGTGATGCCTGCACCAAACTGAAGGAGCAGAAGAATCTCCTGACCAAAGAGAAAGAGGAGCTGGAGGACCTGAAGGATGATGTGCAGGAGTACAGCGAGGTGTGTACCATAAACCAGTGGTCCGCTTTCATTTTCTgacattaacatttaaacatgtgaTGTCCACTATGTCTCTCTACAGGACCTTGAGGAGATCAAGCGAGAGCTGTCCAAAACGGGACAGGAGAAAGTGGTGAAGGAGTCTAAAGCAAGTCAGCGTCTGTCGAAGCGGGTCAACCGCATGATTGGCAGGGTGGATAAGATCATCAGTGTGCTGGAGAAGGACAAGATGATGCTCGACGGACAGATGGACAGCGGGACCACACCACCGGTTGGGTAAGAGATCTCGATTTGCGTGAGTTTTGCTGTTTGTGTGGAGCTGGTTTAAATGGTGATGGtggtttctgtgtgtgagtgtttgtcatCAGTAATGCATGATGGGATGTTGCAATCAACACAGTAAAATGGTGGTGGAAGAATAATCTTAAAGACTGTAAACAACAAGGGTTCCCAGTCcaattgaaaataattgtttattgtttttttttagattgttctTTGAGAAACATAGTGACTTGCCAAGGTAAGGACAG is from Carassius auratus strain Wakin chromosome 13, ASM336829v1, whole genome shotgun sequence and encodes:
- the LOC113112844 gene encoding mitochondrial proton/calcium exchanger protein-like isoform X3; this translates as MASILLRRSRTSLLQTSRSLKHEFRKGKLAESACFNCTALRLATNSSPGVLGGSTWPHASSVLYLDSSSVLQQRLSRSPRLYCATLVRDPIHTHSTYLRTLAWPQNTPVRWVHTTGPLHDDSKVERSLRSLKDRNKKLEEGGPVYSPTVDAKPVRLTISQRVIDEVKHYYHGFRLLWIETTIAVRMLWRVLNGHILSRRERRQFLRTCADVFRLLPFLVFIIVPFMEFLLPVALKLFPNMLPSTFETQSKKEERLKKELRVKLEMAKFLQDTIEEIALRNKAAKGNVTEEFSTFFQKIRDSGERPSNEQIIRFSKLFEDELTLDNLTRPQLVALCKLLELQSIGTNNFLRFQLIMKLRAIHADDKMIAEEGVDSLNVTELQSACRVRGMRALGVTEERLREQLKQWLELHLNQHIPTSLLLLSRAMFLPDTLSPTDQLKTTLQNLPEIVTKEAQLKVAELDFSKVDNKTKLEATLQEEAAIQQENRERELERLADAAEKEKEQAAREAEVVEMEAEQRVDAEHALSSVDVAIHSEKLRDTAPVLEGIKGEEITKEEIDLLSDACTKLKEQKNLLTKEKEELEDLKDDVQEYSEDLEEIKRELSKTGQEKVVKESKASQRLSKRVNRMIGRVDKIISVLEKDKMMLDGQMDSGTTPPVGENLISINELIGVMKQIQNIPEHKLLSIADALDENKDGKIDIDDVLKVVELIDKEDIDISTNQVTEIMVMLQKEEKLLEKEKAKEKVEKEQAAKIQN
- the LOC113112844 gene encoding mitochondrial proton/calcium exchanger protein-like isoform X1 gives rise to the protein MASILLRRSRTSLLQTSRSLKHEFRKGKLAESACFNCTALRLATNSSPGVLGGSTWPHASSVLYLDSSSVLQQRLSRSPRLYCATLVRDPIHTHSTYLRTLAWPQNTPVRWVHTTGPLHDDSKVERSLRSLKDRNKKLEEGGPVYSPTVDAKPVRLTISQRVIDEVKHYYHGFRLLWIETTIAVRMLWRVLNGHILSRRERRQFLRTCADVFRLLPFLVFIIVPFMEFLLPVALKLFPNMLPSTFETQSKKEERLKKELRVKLEMAKFLQDTIEEIALRNKAAKGNVTEEFSTFFQKIRDSGERPSNEQIIRFSKLFEDELTLDNLTRPQLVALCKLLELQSIGTNNFLRFQLIMKLRAIHADDKMIAEEGVDSLNVTELQSACRVRGMRALGVTEERLREQLKQWLELHLNQHIPTSLLLLSRAMFLPDTLSPTDQLKTTLQNLPEIVTKEAQLKVAELDFSKVDNKTKLEATLQEEAAIQQENRERELERLADAAEKEKEQAAREAEVVEMEAEQRVDAEHALSSVDVAIHSEKLRDTAPVLEGIKGEEITKEEIDLLSDACTKLKEQKNLLTKEKEELEDLKDDVQEYSEDLEEIKRELSKTGQEKVVKESKASQRLSKRVNRMIGRVDKIISVLEKDKMMLDGQMDSGTTPPVGLFFEKHSDLPRENLISINELIGVMKQIQNIPEHKLLSIADALDENKDGKIDIDDVLKVVELIDKEDIDISTNQVTEIMVMLQKEEKLLEKEKAKEKVEKEQAAKIQN
- the LOC113112844 gene encoding mitochondrial proton/calcium exchanger protein-like isoform X2: MASILLRRSRTSLLQTSRSLKHEFRKGKLAESACFNCTALRLATNSPGVLGGSTWPHASSVLYLDSSSVLQQRLSRSPRLYCATLVRDPIHTHSTYLRTLAWPQNTPVRWVHTTGPLHDDSKVERSLRSLKDRNKKLEEGGPVYSPTVDAKPVRLTISQRVIDEVKHYYHGFRLLWIETTIAVRMLWRVLNGHILSRRERRQFLRTCADVFRLLPFLVFIIVPFMEFLLPVALKLFPNMLPSTFETQSKKEERLKKELRVKLEMAKFLQDTIEEIALRNKAAKGNVTEEFSTFFQKIRDSGERPSNEQIIRFSKLFEDELTLDNLTRPQLVALCKLLELQSIGTNNFLRFQLIMKLRAIHADDKMIAEEGVDSLNVTELQSACRVRGMRALGVTEERLREQLKQWLELHLNQHIPTSLLLLSRAMFLPDTLSPTDQLKTTLQNLPEIVTKEAQLKVAELDFSKVDNKTKLEATLQEEAAIQQENRERELERLADAAEKEKEQAAREAEVVEMEAEQRVDAEHALSSVDVAIHSEKLRDTAPVLEGIKGEEITKEEIDLLSDACTKLKEQKNLLTKEKEELEDLKDDVQEYSEDLEEIKRELSKTGQEKVVKESKASQRLSKRVNRMIGRVDKIISVLEKDKMMLDGQMDSGTTPPVGLFFEKHSDLPRENLISINELIGVMKQIQNIPEHKLLSIADALDENKDGKIDIDDVLKVVELIDKEDIDISTNQVTEIMVMLQKEEKLLEKEKAKEKVEKEQAAKIQN
- the LOC113112844 gene encoding mitochondrial proton/calcium exchanger protein-like isoform X4, with amino-acid sequence MASILLRRSRTSLLQTSRSLKHEFRKGKLAESACFNCTALRLATNSPGVLGGSTWPHASSVLYLDSSSVLQQRLSRSPRLYCATLVRDPIHTHSTYLRTLAWPQNTPVRWVHTTGPLHDDSKVERSLRSLKDRNKKLEEGGPVYSPTVDAKPVRLTISQRVIDEVKHYYHGFRLLWIETTIAVRMLWRVLNGHILSRRERRQFLRTCADVFRLLPFLVFIIVPFMEFLLPVALKLFPNMLPSTFETQSKKEERLKKELRVKLEMAKFLQDTIEEIALRNKAAKGNVTEEFSTFFQKIRDSGERPSNEQIIRFSKLFEDELTLDNLTRPQLVALCKLLELQSIGTNNFLRFQLIMKLRAIHADDKMIAEEGVDSLNVTELQSACRVRGMRALGVTEERLREQLKQWLELHLNQHIPTSLLLLSRAMFLPDTLSPTDQLKTTLQNLPEIVTKEAQLKVAELDFSKVDNKTKLEATLQEEAAIQQENRERELERLADAAEKEKEQAAREAEVVEMEAEQRVDAEHALSSVDVAIHSEKLRDTAPVLEGIKGEEITKEEIDLLSDACTKLKEQKNLLTKEKEELEDLKDDVQEYSEDLEEIKRELSKTGQEKVVKESKASQRLSKRVNRMIGRVDKIISVLEKDKMMLDGQMDSGTTPPVGENLISINELIGVMKQIQNIPEHKLLSIADALDENKDGKIDIDDVLKVVELIDKEDIDISTNQVTEIMVMLQKEEKLLEKEKAKEKVEKEQAAKIQN